The proteins below are encoded in one region of Flavobacterium sp. IMCC34852:
- a CDS encoding TonB-dependent receptor, whose translation MKTLFNTSTKLILLSAFCFLPSAIFAQEKTKDSTKVNQLDEVTVSAVRAKGKNPITFSNLSKKEIAPRNLGQDIPILLNYLPSVVTTTDAGNGVGYTYMRVRGADGSRINVTLNGIPFNDSESQGTFFVNLPDFASSLESVQLQRGVGMSTNGAGAFGASLNMQTKSYQENAYAEIANSGGSFGTRKHTLAFGTGLHNHFEMNVRFSNIASDGFIDRASSNLFGYFFNANYVTQTTLVKVLAFGGKEKTYQAWYGIEDPEKLANDRTFNPAGMYFDDNGNMQFYDDETDNYTQNHFQLHWSEKWSEKWISNAAFHYTIGKGYFEQYREDEVLADYNLPDFQGNTVSDLVRKRWLDNDFFGAVFSLNYKTSKTDVMLGGAANRYLGDHFGEVVWTQYYIPNTNRYYDNIGNKDDVNVYAKAAHQVGKLNVFADLQYRMVFYQATSFRFSDVNDSFRFFNPKLGLNFDLNDKNSFYGYFGIANKEPRRDDYENGSVKPERLFDYELGWKYQSGKVKITANAFYMNYQNQLVLTGALNDVGSPIFTNSGKSYRVGLEVESVVALTDKLIVNPNVTFSQNKNQDFVFQRDGVLQDLGNTNIAFSPDWVLGNRITYMPVKDMQISLLSKFVSEQFMGNIDSEQSKLDAYFVNDLNVSYEWKINKGIKSMVFSALVNNLFNLEYESNGYFYTYDDNWSNPGSVTTIEGAGFYPQAGINFLAGLTLKL comes from the coding sequence ATGAAAACTTTATTCAACACCAGCACGAAGTTAATATTGCTTTCTGCTTTCTGCTTTCTGCCTTCTGCCATCTTTGCACAGGAGAAAACAAAAGACTCGACCAAGGTCAACCAACTCGACGAAGTCACAGTATCGGCGGTCAGAGCCAAAGGCAAAAATCCTATTACTTTCAGTAACCTTTCCAAAAAGGAAATTGCACCCAGAAATTTAGGGCAAGACATCCCGATTTTACTCAATTATTTACCGTCGGTAGTGACTACCACTGATGCCGGTAACGGAGTAGGTTATACTTACATGAGAGTTCGCGGTGCTGATGGTTCCCGAATCAATGTGACTTTAAACGGAATCCCGTTCAATGACAGCGAAAGTCAAGGAACCTTTTTTGTCAATTTGCCCGATTTTGCCTCATCCTTAGAAAGTGTTCAATTGCAACGCGGTGTCGGAATGTCTACCAATGGTGCCGGTGCTTTTGGGGCCAGTTTGAACATGCAAACCAAATCCTATCAAGAAAACGCTTATGCTGAGATTGCTAATTCAGGCGGAAGTTTCGGAACGCGCAAACACACTTTGGCCTTTGGAACCGGGTTGCACAATCATTTTGAAATGAATGTCCGATTTTCCAATATTGCTTCGGATGGCTTTATTGACCGGGCCTCTTCAAACTTGTTCGGCTACTTTTTTAATGCCAATTATGTAACCCAAACTACTTTAGTTAAAGTCCTTGCCTTTGGCGGAAAAGAAAAAACCTATCAAGCTTGGTACGGCATAGAAGATCCTGAGAAATTAGCCAATGATCGAACTTTCAATCCGGCCGGAATGTACTTTGATGACAATGGGAACATGCAATTTTATGATGACGAAACCGATAATTACACCCAAAATCATTTCCAATTGCATTGGTCCGAAAAATGGTCCGAAAAATGGATTTCCAACGCGGCTTTTCATTACACCATCGGGAAAGGTTATTTCGAACAATACCGAGAAGATGAAGTTTTAGCGGATTATAATTTGCCCGATTTTCAAGGCAATACAGTGTCTGATTTAGTTCGAAAAAGATGGTTGGATAACGATTTCTTTGGAGCAGTTTTTTCTTTAAACTACAAAACATCTAAAACCGATGTAATGCTCGGCGGAGCAGCGAATCGCTATTTAGGAGATCATTTCGGAGAAGTAGTTTGGACGCAATATTACATTCCGAATACCAATCGATATTACGACAACATTGGGAATAAAGATGACGTAAATGTTTATGCTAAAGCGGCTCATCAGGTTGGCAAACTCAATGTTTTTGCCGATTTGCAATACCGTATGGTTTTCTACCAAGCTACAAGTTTTCGCTTTAGCGATGTAAACGATTCCTTCCGATTTTTTAATCCAAAATTGGGATTGAATTTTGATTTAAACGATAAAAATTCGTTTTACGGTTATTTCGGAATCGCTAACAAAGAACCACGCCGCGATGATTACGAAAACGGCAGTGTAAAACCTGAGCGGTTGTTTGATTATGAATTAGGCTGGAAATACCAATCGGGAAAAGTAAAAATTACCGCCAATGCTTTTTACATGAATTACCAAAATCAATTGGTGTTAACCGGTGCCTTGAATGATGTAGGTTCGCCTATTTTTACCAATAGCGGAAAAAGTTATCGCGTAGGTTTAGAAGTTGAATCGGTTGTAGCCTTGACAGATAAATTAATTGTAAACCCGAATGTTACTTTCAGTCAAAATAAAAACCAAGATTTCGTATTTCAAAGAGATGGTGTTTTGCAAGATTTAGGCAATACCAACATCGCCTTTTCGCCGGATTGGGTTTTAGGAAATCGAATTACTTATATGCCTGTAAAAGACATGCAAATTTCTTTATTGTCTAAGTTTGTGAGCGAGCAATTTATGGGCAACATCGATTCTGAGCAGTCTAAACTCGACGCTTATTTTGTAAACGATTTGAATGTTTCATATGAATGGAAAATCAATAAAGGAATTAAGTCGATGGTTTTTTCCGCCTTGGTCAACAACTTGTTTAATTTGGAATACGAATCTAACGGCTATTTTTATACTTATGATGACAATTGGAGTAATCCCGGAAGTGTCACTACTATAGAAGGCGCCGGATTTTATCCGCAAGCAGGCATTAATTTCTTAGCCGGTTTGACCTTAAAACTTTAA
- the arfB gene encoding alternative ribosome rescue aminoacyl-tRNA hydrolase ArfB gives MKTEIILTELQFKAVRSSGAGGQNVNKVASKVMLSFDVKNSQGLTEDEKTLLITKLATKLTSEQILILNCDEDRSQLKNKTIVTKRFLTLIESSLIVPKKRKATKIPRAVIEKRIKAKRNLSEIKQNRRKPNF, from the coding sequence ATGAAAACTGAGATTATACTCACCGAGCTGCAATTTAAAGCCGTCAGAAGTTCGGGCGCAGGCGGGCAAAATGTAAACAAAGTTGCTTCTAAAGTAATGCTGTCTTTTGATGTCAAGAATTCGCAAGGGTTAACCGAAGATGAAAAAACATTACTAATCACCAAATTAGCTACCAAATTAACATCGGAACAAATCTTAATTCTCAATTGCGATGAAGATCGAAGCCAACTCAAAAATAAAACCATCGTTACCAAAAGGTTTTTGACACTTATTGAATCATCTTTAATCGTTCCCAAAAAAAGAAAAGCAACTAAAATTCCACGCGCCGTAATCGAAAAACGAATCAAAGCGAAACGCAATCTCTCTGAAATTAAGCAGAACAGGAGAAAACCAAATTTCTAA
- a CDS encoding DUF4301 family protein yields MEENFTGKESLAKNFGITETDFEQIKAKGISFDKIEAELLLFKSGIPKIYLERPATIGDGILKLTNENFQEYANSFDLKKTNLKLKKFVPASGAASRMFKFLNEFLSDFDHENETINAYINRKKDKNLPIFLAGIEKFPFYEAIKSVLKQQYPEYYSLESHEKSYRFIKLMLSEDYFDFANKPKGVLDFHKYQTHIATPVEEHLNECAFYAASNSVSYLHFTVSENHEQLFKEIIDKVKDKVESNSDTKVHVSYSYQNKSTDTIAVDMNNQPFRNEQNELVFRPGGHGALINNLNELDADVIFIKNIDNVIQNHINEITLYKKGLAGILLELQEKVFQILNAIDQNAISNQDIPAIIDFMQQKLNIDVLDDFQKYTLDYKIDFIKNKLNRPMRVCGMVKNEGEPGGGPFWVRSFKGNVSLQIVESSQVDTHDQEQSTILAKATHFNPVDLVCATKNYQGQKFDLTQFVDHSTGFIVHKNNKGKDLKGYELPGLWNGAMAKWITVFVEVPLVTFNPVKTVNDLLKPAHQPQYEN; encoded by the coding sequence ATGGAAGAGAATTTTACAGGAAAAGAAAGCTTAGCCAAAAATTTCGGAATAACGGAAACCGACTTTGAGCAAATCAAAGCCAAAGGGATTTCTTTTGATAAAATTGAAGCCGAATTACTATTGTTTAAATCCGGAATTCCTAAAATTTATCTCGAAAGACCGGCAACCATTGGTGACGGAATTCTAAAACTGACAAACGAGAATTTTCAGGAATACGCCAACAGTTTCGATTTAAAAAAAACCAATTTAAAGCTTAAAAAGTTTGTTCCGGCGTCAGGTGCAGCAAGTAGAATGTTCAAATTTTTGAATGAGTTTTTAAGCGATTTCGACCACGAAAACGAAACCATTAATGCCTATATCAACCGTAAAAAAGATAAAAATCTTCCCATTTTCCTGGCCGGTATAGAAAAATTCCCGTTTTATGAAGCCATTAAATCGGTTTTAAAACAACAGTATCCCGAGTATTATTCGCTGGAAAGCCACGAAAAAAGTTATCGTTTTATAAAGCTCATGCTTTCAGAGGACTATTTTGATTTTGCCAACAAACCCAAAGGCGTACTAGATTTTCACAAATACCAAACCCATATCGCTACTCCGGTAGAAGAGCATCTCAACGAATGTGCTTTTTATGCGGCTTCCAATTCGGTTTCGTATTTGCATTTTACGGTTTCAGAAAATCATGAGCAGCTTTTTAAAGAAATTATTGATAAGGTTAAAGATAAAGTCGAAAGTAATTCGGATACCAAAGTCCACGTTAGTTATTCCTACCAAAATAAAAGTACCGACACTATTGCAGTAGATATGAATAACCAACCTTTTCGCAATGAGCAAAACGAATTGGTTTTCCGTCCGGGCGGTCACGGCGCTTTAATTAATAACTTAAACGAGCTCGATGCTGATGTTATTTTCATCAAAAACATCGACAATGTCATACAGAATCACATCAACGAAATCACGCTTTATAAAAAAGGCTTGGCCGGTATTTTATTGGAATTGCAAGAAAAAGTATTTCAGATATTAAACGCCATCGACCAAAATGCAATCAGCAATCAAGACATTCCGGCCATCATTGATTTCATGCAGCAAAAACTCAATATAGATGTGCTAGATGATTTCCAAAAATACACGCTTGATTATAAAATTGATTTCATCAAAAACAAACTCAATCGCCCAATGCGTGTTTGCGGGATGGTAAAAAATGAAGGCGAACCCGGCGGCGGACCGTTTTGGGTAAGAAGTTTTAAAGGCAATGTTTCCCTGCAAATAGTGGAAAGTTCACAGGTTGATACTCATGATCAAGAGCAGAGCACTATTCTGGCCAAAGCGACCCATTTTAATCCGGTTGACTTGGTTTGTGCCACCAAAAATTACCAAGGTCAAAAGTTTGACTTAACTCAGTTTGTTGACCACAGCACGGGTTTCATCGTGCATAAAAACAACAAAGGAAAAGACCTTAAAGGCTATGAGTTACCCGGGCTATGGAATGGCGCTATGGCCAAGTGGATTACGGTTTTTGTAGAAGTGCCGTTGGTCACTTTTAATCCGGTGAAAACCGTAAACGACTTGCTAAAACCTGCTCATCAACCGCAATATGAAAACTGA
- the pnuC gene encoding nicotinamide riboside transporter PnuC gives MLEFLLSQYKDASTTQMVLEFLVFVFGIASVFLARKENILVYPTGLIATVITTYLLYQAGYFADMTMNAYYSIMSLYGWYKWTSKSKEPKLQITRTNTKEKIIGVGLFFLTMLITFLVYKFFDYTLEIPNYIDIFTSGLFFTAMWYMALKKLENWTLWIIGDIIVVPLFAYRGLGMLSLQYLIFTIIAIYGYLEWKRILQEKKA, from the coding sequence ATGCTCGAATTTTTACTTTCCCAATATAAAGACGCTTCCACTACTCAAATGGTGTTGGAGTTTCTGGTATTTGTATTCGGAATCGCCAGTGTTTTTTTGGCCAGAAAAGAAAATATATTGGTTTATCCAACCGGTTTAATAGCTACTGTTATCACAACATATTTGTTATATCAAGCCGGATATTTTGCCGACATGACTATGAATGCCTATTATTCAATTATGAGTCTTTATGGTTGGTATAAATGGACCTCAAAATCTAAAGAACCCAAATTGCAGATTACAAGAACCAATACAAAAGAAAAAATCATTGGTGTCGGATTGTTCTTTTTGACCATGCTAATTACCTTTCTGGTTTACAAGTTTTTTGATTACACACTTGAAATTCCTAATTATATTGATATTTTTACATCCGGTCTTTTTTTTACCGCTATGTGGTATATGGCATTGAAAAAGCTCGAAAACTGGACTTTATGGATTATTGGTGATATTATCGTTGTACCTCTGTTTGCGTACAGAGGATTAGGAATGTTGTCACTTCAATATTTAATTTTTACAATCATTGCCATTTACGGCTATTTAGAATGGAAGAGAATTTTACAGGAAAAGAAAGCTTAG
- a CDS encoding geranylgeranylglyceryl/heptaprenylglyceryl phosphate synthase encodes MKNIYQEILNSKKRNQKLLAILLDPDKLTVDILIGLVTKINSSPATHVLVGGSSFDGNHLGQLLSLLKQKTSLPVLLFPGNPTQISGEADGVLFLQLLSGRNPDYLIEHQIDAVPLLEKTNLEILSTGYILIESGSETAVERVSQTKPLARNNSDYVAQTAKAGAFIGNQLIYLEAGSGAQNAVPLEMISTVAQRISIPLIVGGGIRSKNGIEEAFTAGADMVVIGTAFENDPNFFD; translated from the coding sequence ATGAAGAATATTTACCAAGAAATACTCAACTCCAAAAAGAGAAATCAAAAGCTATTAGCCATTCTTTTGGATCCCGATAAATTGACGGTTGACATCCTTATTGGTTTAGTAACCAAAATTAATTCGTCGCCAGCAACGCATGTTTTAGTCGGAGGCAGTTCTTTTGACGGAAATCACTTAGGCCAATTACTGTCTTTACTCAAACAAAAAACAAGTTTGCCCGTTTTACTTTTCCCCGGCAATCCAACCCAAATTTCTGGCGAAGCCGATGGCGTTTTGTTCTTGCAATTGCTCTCCGGCAGAAATCCGGATTATTTAATTGAACATCAAATTGATGCTGTCCCATTGTTGGAAAAAACCAATTTAGAAATCCTATCAACCGGTTATATCCTAATTGAAAGCGGTAGCGAAACCGCCGTAGAAAGAGTTAGCCAAACCAAGCCCTTAGCCCGAAATAATTCTGATTATGTTGCCCAAACCGCCAAAGCCGGAGCATTTATCGGTAATCAATTAATCTACCTTGAAGCCGGAAGCGGTGCACAAAATGCCGTTCCTTTAGAAATGATTTCTACGGTTGCTCAAAGAATTTCAATTCCGCTAATTGTTGGTGGCGGCATTCGTTCGAAAAATGGAATTGAGGAAGCCTTTACCGCCGGAGCCGATATGGTGGTTATTGGCACTGCGTTTGAAAATGACCCAAACTTTTTTGACTGA
- a CDS encoding 4'-phosphopantetheinyl transferase family protein produces MPLLKIKALNETTQLYVWKITESFDELFRSVVLKDVSLARLEGMKAESHQKGFLSVRRLLMEAGYNDFDLYYDAFGKPHLKDGKHISISHSNDFSVIVVSDVNVGADLEILKDKTVKLAPRFMDVSHLKNLSEDDLLRKATVVWGIKESVFKIKNEIGISFKDHIFENDFNLADKKCTVELRFNNKVECFDILFDFIENYVFVCAFNAVPFSRSFGIASGEKK; encoded by the coding sequence ATGCCGTTACTAAAAATCAAAGCTTTAAACGAAACAACACAACTATACGTTTGGAAAATCACCGAATCCTTCGATGAACTTTTTCGCTCCGTAGTCTTGAAAGATGTTTCGTTGGCCAGGTTAGAAGGGATGAAGGCGGAAAGCCACCAAAAAGGTTTTCTCAGTGTAAGACGATTGTTGATGGAAGCCGGCTACAACGATTTTGATTTGTACTATGACGCATTCGGAAAGCCTCATTTAAAAGACGGCAAACACATTTCCATTTCGCATTCCAATGATTTTTCGGTGATTGTGGTCAGCGATGTTAATGTTGGTGCCGATTTAGAAATCCTAAAAGACAAAACGGTAAAACTCGCCCCGCGATTCATGGATGTTTCGCATTTGAAAAATCTATCAGAAGATGATTTGCTGAGAAAAGCCACCGTAGTTTGGGGAATAAAAGAATCCGTGTTTAAAATTAAAAATGAAATCGGCATCAGTTTCAAAGACCATATCTTTGAAAACGATTTTAACTTAGCCGATAAAAAATGTACTGTCGAATTACGGTTCAATAACAAAGTAGAATGCTTTGACATCCTTTTTGATTTTATTGAAAATTATGTTTTTGTGTGTGCTTTTAACGCCGTTCCGTTCTCCCGAAGCTTCGGGATTGCCTCGGGTGAAAAAAAATAA
- the ahcY gene encoding adenosylhomocysteinase: protein MSTQTLPYVAYKVKDINLAAWGRKEIELAEAEMPGLMALRAEYGASQPLKGARIAGCLHMTIQTAVLIETLIALGAEVTWSSCNIFSTQDQAAAAIAAAGIQVYAWKGLDEESFDWCIEQTLFFGEDRKPLNMILDDGGDLTNMVFDRYPELIPGIKGLSEETTTGVHRLYERMKNGTLFMPAINVNDSVTKSKFDNKYGCKESAVDAVRRATDIMLAGKRVVVCGYGDVGKGTAASFRGAGSIVTVTEIDPICALQAAMDGFEVKKLDTVISNADIVITTTGNKDIVVGRHFEAMKDKTIVCNIGHFDNEIDMAWLNQNHGNTKVEIKPQVDKYNVNGNDILILAEGRLVNLGCATGHPSFVMSNSFTNQTLAQIELWTNSAAYNNEVYMLPKHLDEKVAALHLAKLGVELETLNEEQAAYIGVEVQGPFKPEYYRY from the coding sequence ATGAGTACACAAACATTACCTTATGTAGCTTACAAAGTTAAAGATATCAACTTGGCAGCTTGGGGAAGAAAAGAAATCGAATTGGCGGAAGCTGAAATGCCGGGATTAATGGCGCTTCGTGCGGAATATGGTGCGAGTCAACCTTTAAAAGGCGCACGTATTGCAGGATGTCTTCATATGACTATTCAAACTGCTGTTTTGATTGAAACCTTAATTGCACTAGGAGCAGAAGTTACTTGGTCTTCTTGTAACATTTTCTCCACACAGGATCAGGCTGCTGCTGCGATTGCTGCTGCCGGAATTCAAGTATATGCTTGGAAAGGTTTAGATGAAGAATCTTTTGACTGGTGTATTGAGCAGACTTTATTCTTTGGTGAAGACAGAAAACCACTAAACATGATATTAGATGACGGTGGCGATTTAACCAATATGGTTTTCGACCGTTACCCTGAGTTGATTCCGGGGATAAAAGGTTTGTCTGAAGAAACTACTACCGGTGTTCACAGATTATACGAAAGAATGAAAAACGGTACATTATTTATGCCGGCTATCAACGTAAATGACTCGGTTACCAAATCTAAATTTGACAACAAATACGGTTGTAAAGAATCAGCAGTTGATGCGGTTCGTCGTGCTACCGACATCATGTTGGCCGGAAAAAGAGTAGTAGTTTGTGGTTACGGTGACGTTGGTAAAGGAACAGCCGCTTCTTTCAGAGGTGCCGGTTCTATAGTTACGGTTACAGAAATCGACCCAATCTGTGCTTTACAAGCTGCTATGGACGGATTTGAAGTGAAAAAATTAGACACTGTAATAAGCAATGCTGATATTGTTATCACTACTACCGGAAACAAAGACATCGTAGTGGGAAGACACTTCGAGGCGATGAAAGACAAAACAATCGTATGTAACATTGGTCACTTTGACAACGAAATTGATATGGCTTGGTTGAACCAAAACCACGGCAACACCAAAGTAGAAATCAAACCTCAAGTAGACAAATACAACGTAAACGGGAATGATATTTTAATTTTGGCTGAAGGTCGTTTGGTGAACTTAGGTTGTGCTACAGGTCACCCAAGTTTTGTAATGAGTAACTCATTCACCAACCAAACTTTGGCTCAAATTGAATTATGGACTAACAGTGCTGCTTACAACAATGAAGTTTATATGTTACCTAAACATTTAGATGAAAAAGTAGCAGCTTTACACTTGGCTAAATTAGGCGTTGAATTGGAAACTTTAAACGAAGAACAAGCTGCGTATATTGGCGTGGAAGTTCAAGGGCCTTTCAAACCTGAATATTACAGATATTAA
- the rpmA gene encoding 50S ribosomal protein L27, which translates to MAHKKGVGSSKNGRESESKRLGVKIYGGQAAIAGNIIVRQRGSKHNPGENVYMSKDHTLHAKVDGIVKFQKKGDNKSFVSILPFEA; encoded by the coding sequence ATGGCTCACAAGAAAGGTGTCGGTAGTTCTAAAAATGGTAGAGAATCAGAATCGAAACGTTTAGGCGTTAAGATTTATGGTGGTCAAGCTGCAATTGCTGGTAATATCATCGTTAGACAAAGAGGTTCAAAACATAATCCGGGTGAAAACGTTTACATGAGTAAAGATCACACTTTACATGCAAAAGTTGACGGAATTGTGAAATTCCAGAAAAAAGGAGACAACAAATCATTTGTGTCTATCCTTCCATTCGAGGCATAA
- the rplU gene encoding 50S ribosomal protein L21: MYAIVEIAGQQFKVSKDLKVYVHRLANEEGSKVSFDKVLLLDDNGNITLGAPAIEGASVEAKVLQHLKGDKVIVFKKKRRKGFKKRNGHRQYLTQIVIEGISATGSKKAAKAAEPKAEKAAEPKAPKAKKAETTEE, encoded by the coding sequence ATGTACGCAATCGTAGAGATAGCAGGGCAACAATTTAAAGTAAGCAAAGACTTAAAGGTTTATGTTCACCGTTTGGCTAATGAAGAAGGTTCAAAAGTTTCTTTTGACAAAGTTCTTTTATTAGACGATAATGGTAACATTACTTTAGGCGCCCCAGCTATAGAAGGTGCTTCAGTAGAAGCCAAAGTGTTACAACACTTAAAAGGAGACAAAGTAATCGTTTTCAAAAAGAAAAGAAGAAAAGGATTCAAGAAAAGAAACGGACACCGTCAGTATCTTACTCAAATTGTAATTGAAGGAATCAGTGCAACTGGTTCTAAAAAAGCAGCTAAAGCTGCAGAACCAAAAGCTGAAAAAGCAGCAGAGCCAAAAGCTCCGAAAGCAAAAAAAGCGGAAACTACAGAAGAATAA
- a CDS encoding M16 family metallopeptidase — MKKSLIALSSLLMLGGTAHAQKVAFEEYDLPNGLHVILHNDPSAPVVITSVMYHVGSKDENPERTGFAHFFEHLLFEGTENIKRGEWFKIVTSNGGTNNANTSEDRTYYFEVFPSNNTELGLWMESERLMHPVINQIGVDTQNEVVKEEKRLRVDNQPYGQLIAEVKKNMFKVHPYRWAPIGSMAHLDAATLEEFQAFNKKFYTPNNAVLVVAGQIDIAQTKVWIEKYFGPIPRGVEIKKETFVEAPITETIKARYEDPNIQKEMVVASYRTPSMKTRDARVLDMISTYLSNGKSSKLYKKIVDDKKMALQVGAFNYSQEDYGQYILYGMPQGENTSADLIREIDEEIVKLQTELITEKDYQKLQNIYESNYVDNNASVEGVAENLATYYLLYGDVNLINTEIEMYRTITREEIRDAAKKYLNPNQRLILDYVPAKDKAQN, encoded by the coding sequence ATGAAAAAATCATTAATTGCTTTAAGTTCATTGCTTATGCTTGGAGGAACAGCGCATGCTCAAAAGGTTGCTTTTGAAGAATACGATTTACCTAATGGTCTGCATGTAATTTTACACAACGATCCATCTGCACCGGTGGTTATTACTTCGGTAATGTACCATGTAGGTTCTAAAGACGAAAACCCGGAAAGAACAGGTTTTGCTCACTTTTTTGAACACTTATTATTTGAAGGAACCGAAAATATCAAAAGAGGCGAATGGTTCAAAATTGTAACTTCAAACGGAGGAACAAACAATGCCAACACTTCGGAAGACCGCACTTATTACTTCGAAGTTTTCCCTTCCAACAACACCGAATTGGGATTGTGGATGGAATCGGAAAGATTAATGCATCCGGTAATCAACCAAATTGGCGTTGACACTCAAAACGAAGTAGTAAAAGAAGAAAAAAGACTTCGCGTAGACAACCAACCTTATGGTCAATTGATTGCGGAGGTGAAAAAAAACATGTTTAAAGTTCACCCATACCGTTGGGCTCCAATCGGTTCAATGGCACATTTAGACGCTGCTACTTTAGAAGAATTTCAAGCGTTTAACAAAAAATTCTATACGCCTAACAATGCGGTTTTAGTTGTTGCAGGTCAAATTGACATTGCACAAACGAAAGTATGGATTGAAAAATATTTTGGTCCAATCCCAAGAGGTGTTGAAATCAAAAAAGAAACTTTTGTTGAAGCGCCAATCACTGAAACTATTAAGGCAAGATATGAAGACCCTAACATCCAAAAAGAAATGGTTGTGGCTTCTTACAGAACACCTTCTATGAAAACTCGTGACGCCAGAGTTTTGGATATGATTTCTACTTATTTGAGCAATGGAAAAAGTTCAAAATTGTACAAGAAAATTGTAGACGATAAAAAAATGGCCTTACAAGTAGGCGCTTTTAACTACAGCCAAGAAGATTACGGTCAGTATATTTTATACGGAATGCCGCAAGGCGAAAATACTTCAGCTGATTTAATTCGTGAAATTGATGAAGAAATTGTAAAACTTCAAACCGAATTAATCACCGAGAAAGACTATCAAAAACTACAAAATATTTACGAAAGTAATTATGTAGACAACAATGCGAGCGTTGAAGGTGTTGCTGAAAACTTAGCGACCTACTATTTGTTGTATGGCGATGTAAACTTGATTAACACCGAAATCGAAATGTACCGTACTATCACTCGTGAAGAAATCAGAGATGCCGCTAAAAAGTATTTAAACCCTAATCAACGTTTGATTTTGGATTATGTACCGGCCAAAGACAAAGCTCAAAACTAA